Proteins co-encoded in one Waddlia chondrophila WSU 86-1044 genomic window:
- a CDS encoding MarC family protein, giving the protein MSIFNIALTLFLVANPIGNSPAIIALIKDFDFERQKKIMFRESVFALLLAIFFQYLGELFLSQLNIQNYTVSLCGGILLFLVALNMIFSPNAGSTIQIKKKEPLIVPIATPLISGPALLTIIMLFTQKENPLTITIAILIAWIAVGGLLMFAPYLQKILHRRGLGALEQLMGMILSMMAVEMVVQGLALFIKSL; this is encoded by the coding sequence ATGTCTATTTTCAATATTGCTTTGACTTTATTCCTCGTAGCCAATCCTATCGGAAATTCCCCGGCAATCATTGCGTTAATCAAAGATTTCGATTTTGAACGCCAAAAGAAAATCATGTTCAGAGAATCTGTTTTTGCTTTGCTTCTTGCCATTTTTTTCCAATATCTAGGCGAACTATTTTTGAGCCAGCTTAACATTCAAAACTACACTGTCTCTTTATGCGGGGGAATTCTCCTTTTTCTAGTTGCCTTGAATATGATTTTTTCTCCAAACGCTGGAAGCACCATCCAGATAAAGAAAAAAGAGCCTTTAATTGTGCCCATTGCAACCCCATTGATTTCAGGCCCGGCTCTGCTGACCATCATCATGTTGTTCACTCAGAAGGAAAATCCGCTGACAATCACCATTGCAATCCTCATTGCCTGGATTGCCGTGGGGGGATTACTAATGTTTGCGCCGTATCTGCAAAAAATCCTGCACCGCCGAGGGCTGGGAGCATTAGAACAGTTAATGGGCATGATTCTTTCGATGATGGCAGTTGAAATGGTTGTTCAGGGGCTGGCCCTGTTCATCAAATCGTTATAA
- a CDS encoding alkaline phosphatase D family protein, with product MSVLIVSNVKDKNKLICQETSKIQYDFFKIHHLAIEKFQLMIDLQKNKRSISYKIYDRVFSFSVPGEKDPLKMAFFTCNGFHLEEDEEKMGGIMPMWDRYRSQADKADLLVFGGDQEYFDSIFNLPSIKEWLGLPLEERIEHLFTEQMAEEVDHFYLQKYLAKFATDTSFAETLSSTPSVMNWDDHDIFDGWGSYSEKLQSCPVFQGIYAAAEKYYLIFQQHVFPGTSFTDKTFIGTRSFSSLHIVEDIAILSVDTRSKRTQKEILPDEAWEEIFQACKNISTECRHLLVILPIPIIYPDFEPLASFINKVSKIASIAKNILDFFKCSSLKKKIFSPWETLEIQDDLTDYWRNQYHREERRVVIERLQQIATQMNIRVTFLSGDIHLGGMGEIFDPKALSKEKDPLYMAQIISSPMGNAPTGKFSAFFLSYLNNQTEFFNEKAQAKLVSIKRIDQDKEKILLSKRNWAQLTYDPSSHDIKVELCVESKKSWIKVYSTVVPILK from the coding sequence GTGAGCGTTCTTATTGTCTCCAATGTTAAAGATAAAAATAAATTGATTTGTCAAGAAACGAGTAAAATTCAATACGATTTTTTTAAAATTCACCATTTGGCTATTGAAAAATTTCAATTGATGATTGACTTACAAAAAAATAAGCGCTCAATTTCTTACAAAATTTATGATCGCGTATTTTCTTTTTCAGTTCCTGGAGAAAAAGACCCTCTTAAAATGGCTTTTTTCACTTGTAATGGTTTTCATCTGGAAGAAGATGAAGAAAAAATGGGCGGCATTATGCCGATGTGGGACCGTTATAGGTCGCAAGCTGACAAAGCAGACCTACTCGTATTTGGCGGAGATCAAGAGTATTTCGACTCCATTTTTAATCTGCCTTCGATCAAGGAATGGCTAGGTTTACCTTTGGAAGAGCGGATCGAGCATCTCTTCACAGAACAAATGGCAGAGGAAGTCGATCACTTTTATTTACAAAAATACCTTGCCAAATTTGCGACAGACACCAGTTTTGCCGAAACTTTAAGTTCTACTCCATCAGTGATGAACTGGGATGACCATGACATTTTTGACGGTTGGGGATCTTATTCTGAAAAGTTGCAGTCTTGCCCAGTCTTTCAAGGAATCTATGCAGCTGCTGAAAAATATTACCTCATTTTTCAACAACATGTCTTTCCAGGCACCTCTTTTACGGATAAGACTTTTATTGGCACAAGGAGTTTTTCCTCTCTTCATATAGTCGAAGATATCGCCATCTTGTCAGTCGACACACGCTCAAAAAGAACTCAAAAAGAAATTTTACCAGATGAAGCTTGGGAAGAAATTTTTCAGGCTTGCAAAAACATTTCTACAGAATGCCGACACTTGTTGGTCATCCTTCCGATTCCGATCATCTACCCTGATTTCGAGCCGCTTGCATCTTTTATCAACAAGGTCTCAAAAATCGCTTCAATTGCAAAAAACATCTTAGACTTTTTTAAATGCTCCTCATTGAAAAAGAAGATTTTTTCTCCTTGGGAAACTCTTGAAATTCAAGATGATCTAACCGACTACTGGAGAAATCAATACCATCGGGAAGAAAGGAGAGTCGTTATTGAGAGATTGCAGCAAATAGCAACTCAGATGAATATTCGAGTGACTTTTCTTTCTGGAGATATTCATTTGGGAGGAATGGGAGAAATTTTTGACCCAAAAGCTCTCTCTAAAGAAAAAGATCCTTTGTACATGGCTCAAATTATCTCATCTCCTATGGGAAATGCCCCCACCGGAAAATTTAGCGCATTTTTTCTTTCCTACCTCAACAACCAAACAGAATTTTTTAATGAAAAGGCTCAAGCAAAGCTCGTTTCTATAAAGCGGATCGACCAAGATAAGGAAAAAATTCTTCTATCAAAACGCAATTGGGCGCAACTCACTTACGACCCTTCATCGCATGATATCAAGGTGGAACTTTGTGTTGAATCCAAGAAAAGTTGGATAAAAGTCTATTCTACCGTTGTGCCTATTCTGAAATGA